In the genome of Phragmites australis chromosome 9, lpPhrAust1.1, whole genome shotgun sequence, the window aaagggatcTAGAATAAGTgtgtgagtgaagatgaagtgaCATGCCATATTTTCACCGAAGTTTAGTATAGAAGCAACATTGCCACATCTGTAACAATAATTAGGTGCAGACCACACCTGGGAAAAAAAGAACGAAAGGACCTTGTGAGCATATGGAACTGCATTTTGAGGCAACTCTACATGTGAATCGAGAACTCACAGTTACAAGGCCTTTATCGAACATGTACTTTAGGCCTTCCTGGACTAGTTGATGAGCCCGGCAAACCAGCTCAATTTTATTAATATGGTTGAACTGCATTGAGAAAAGGCCAGCAGTAAGAAGCTTGTACTGAGATAAACTAAAAagaaagtaaaaagaaaaaaatcaatttattcCCATACCTCTTGAGTCACCCTTGATCCAAAGAGCCAACCTGCTCCACGGGGACTAACTGCCCATGTCTCTATCTCTTCCGGGTCGCTCCACATCAGATCACAGAAAGGCCCTTCATGGGGAATTTCGCAATTGCGATAGATTATTCGTATCTACCCACGTAAAGATATGGAACATTATTCATGAGACGCAAAATTGTTGCAGCATTTCATTTAGACATTGCCTGGAAACAGCTCTCCAATCTCATCCAACAGGGCACAGTGCAATCACAAAGTCCGATATTTTTTCAGTTAGTGTATAGTTCCACTAAACTAGCATTTTCCATATAGGAAGGGCTTGCACATTTTCTCCCACCAAGAGATATAACTATCACAAGTATATTGCTATTTGCTAGTAGCATTGAACTCCAAAAAGCCAGTCCACAAAGAAAACTGGTGGAAAGTTAGAATAACTGATAGCCACTTATTTTCTAATGCTGCTATTAATGAATGTAGCCTTCAAAACACATAGAAGGCTactcaaaggggtataaaatgTTACCAACTAATTTAACAAAGGAACAAGGACAACAAGCCTTAATATGGCATCGGAAACCATAAATAAACACATCTTATATTATGCTAGTTCATCAGATTGTGAATGGAAACATCTCGTGAAATGAAAGCAAATGAAGAGAATCACTAACCTGGTCGACTGTCCGTACATCGGGCGAAAGGCCACCATGAACGCAAAGGACCTAAATATGCAATATGTCATTAAGTATCACTTGTCAGCTTGTTGCTTCTCATTTGTCACAACATAAACATACAGCTTACAAGTTCTTTATCTGTAACTTACCGTGCCATTAATGATCGCTGAAAGAGTAAGGTAATCAAAAACATCAGTACAATATCGCCATGCATTGGCATTTCCGTACTTCCTCTGACACTCATCATAAAAACCATACAcctaaaaacataaataaataaattagctCATTTTTATGATAAGAACTGTTTAGTTGGCTAGATGCAATAGCCAATAGTAAAGATCAACCTGACCTTGCAAAGAAGTGAACTAAACTAAACGAGATCGCCATTGCAGAGCGCAAATTAGGGAAACTGCAAAGAGGGAAAATAATCTTTATATTAGGACATAATTTCTACCTGTGTCAACTGCCTGCTTTCATGATTCCCACGCAGAAGGGTTATGTGGGCAGGGTACCTAATAACGTACAGGAAAATCAATGAAACAATAAGAAATTCAAATGATGCTTCGCATAGATTTATAATATGAGCTTCTTGAAATAACGAATTGAGAACAAGTCTACAAAAAGGGCAAAACAAGTTGGAATCAAACAGAAATAACTGATTACTATTGATCTATCAAAATGGAGTCAAAACGATTTGGAATTGTTAGGAAATTTCTGTTAAGAACGGACTGTGTTTCATTCTATGGACAAGTAGTATCTAACACAACCACCTTTATGTTCCAAGTTCCAACTTTACTTAGGTGGCTAACAGTAATAGATACAAACTTTCCAGAAGCATTTCATATCAAACCCCATGCGCCCAGTCACTAAGTACAGCATAATAAATCACTGGCAAGCAGTGTTTTAGAAAGCATTTGGTGCTAGTCTGCCAGTCCGTTAGTTCCTAGTGCCTACGTGGTCCAGGCAGCAATTAGGCGCTAGGAGGGAGGGTGGGGCCTAGTGCCTAGGCAGTCTATCTTTTGATACAGTGCTGACAAGAAGCTATAACGACAAGATAAATCGATATAGATACTATTTTGAAAAGGGAGCAAGAAAACCAGCATAGTCTAATTGATAAGTGTGCATGAAGTTCAATAGCTATAATTATGTAGATGTAGACCACTTAAGAAAACCCTAATTTCTATAACAGTTATCTAGATGTTTCTCTTGCAATTCAACAATAAACGTTTATTTGGTTACGTGACATCAAGGAAACAAAGTCACAACTGGATAAGTAATTATGTGCTTCCTAAATGCTCAAGACTTTATAACATCAAGTCAACAATGATGAAACAATACGCAAACAAGCATTCAATGCAATACCTAGCTTTTAGAAGTAAAAGGATGGTGAAGACCTCTAGGCTGTTGAACCCACGATCCACAAAGTCGCCCTGCAAGTCAATTCAACCTCAGGTCAGGGATCAGGGTCACCGCTCCAACCTAAGATAACTAACCACCGGGAACAGCTATAGCTCAAGAACACACCATAAATATGTAATTCGTATCGGGGACATGGCCTCCGGTCGCAAAGAGCTTCATCAGGTCATGAAACTGCCCGTGGATGTCGCCGCACACAGTCACTGGGCTGTTGACAGGCTGCACGTTCGATTCCTCGATGAGAATCTCCTTCACCTGAATGATCCACCACACAGAGGCATCGATCACATTTTAATTCAAACACCACGCACACACAGGGCACCAATATAAACATGGGCATCCTATAAACATCCAACGAAACACAGGAATCAGCAAAAACAGCTATTTCTCCCGCCCGTGCCCCAAATTCCTATCACCAATTCCACTCATTGGACACCAAGTGAACGTGAACCGACGGGAACCCTGGGACCCAGGTCACTTGCGATGGACAGAGGCAAAATCCTAGTGGAGAGGGGGGTGGCATCGGAGAGTCAAAAGAATCGTACGTATTCGCAGAGGGACTGGAGCTCGTGCTCGGCGAGGTGCTGCCCCTCCTTGGCCTTGGCGATCCACAGATCCAAATCCATCCCGCGCGCCCGGACGGCAGAAATCCCTAGCGCCAAGCCGCCAATTCGAGTTCCGCTCTGTGAAACTAGGGTTTCGCGGATTGCGATGGCAGATTGGGGGAAGTGGCGAATGGATTGGATCGTTTTGTTCCTTGACCAAGTCAACAGGGCGGCAAGGATAGGAGAAGCGGAGGCGATGAATGAACAGTTCAGAAAGACGAACTGTATTGGCTATCTGGTCTCACTATTAACATCATAAAAACTAAGGTCTAGAATAAAGTAGGATGAATAACAAAAGAAGTTAATATACTCAACTATAAACTGAGACTGTTACTTTCGAagtatctaaatatttttatctcaGATCATCACCTTAGCAGTGCTGCTTCTTCTGATGTGCTAACAAAAATGTACAAGAGGTTAGACCAATAGAAGAGTAAAAACCTAACTTATCGAGACAAATTGACTCTGATAAATTCTTGCCTTGCTAACTTACTCATATATATACTACAGGGTTTTACCTCATTCCAAGAGGAGTACATAATAAAATAGACACTATTCAATCTCAGTTCTTTTGGATATCAACAAATACCATTTAGCTAAATGGAAAGTTATTTACAGGTCTAAAGACTATGGTGGCCTTGGTATTCTAAACCCAATAATTATAAATGAGTGCTTGCTTGTCAAATGGATCGGAAAGATCTGCTCAGGGTATGAGGGGATCTAGTTCAAACTCCTCAAAGCCAAGTATATGTCAGATGGTAATTTCTTCACCTCTAGACAGAGAGGTACCTCtcaattttggtaagacttacACAAGGTTAAACACCTTTTTCAATGGGGAGTTGTTTACAAAATGAATAGAGAGATGTGTGGTTGGGAGAAACACCACTTAAAATCCAATTTCCTACCTTTTTCTGCCTATGTGCTAATCCAGACTCTCTTATCTCTCACTACTGGGTGGATAATGAGTAGGAGGTTCAATTTAGTAGAAGTTCGACAACAAATGATCTACTATAGTGGTAGGAGCTGATGCATAAGCTGTATAATATTTAGTTGAATGACACAGAAGATGAAGTGGCTTTGGTTGTAGATAAGTCAAGGAGATTTACTACTAAATCCTTATATATGTTTCTGACTTTTGAAAGGGTCTTTAGCAATAAGGCTAAGAAGATCCGGACAACCAAATTACCCCTCAGAATCAAGATTTTTTATAACAGATGTTACACAATAAGCTCTCATTGGCCTCCTCCCTTAAGAAGAGGGATGAAAAGGAAATAAGCATTGTTGTCTATATTGTAAACCTGAGGATGTCAACCATGTCTTCTTTGATTGCGTTCTTGCACAGTTTACATGGAGGGTTCTAAGAGATGCAttttgtgaggaaccgttcaaatagtattctaattaatcactaagtcgatcactgACACGATCATGATTTCagcgattaaacagaatattGCTCCaatagtcccggcacgtgttttatgcccaaggatcggaacacatgccttccaacatatacatcattATATTTTGGGTGTGGTGCTTATCTAAATGTTTCTATTAAATTTTGTGTGCAGTTTCAGTTAGCAGTATTCCACTACAGATTAGACGCCCTTAATgacataattaaaataaaaagtatTCGTGAAAGTTCTAGATTTCATTCCTTAGTTTTCAGACATGTTATGGTTTGCTATGTTTGGTGCATtagaaaaaaagatacaaaattGTGAAGTAGCCTTACTGTTGTTGGCTTATTTTCAGTTTATCGGTATGCCTCTTTTTATCGGGTTGCTCGGCATAGGATCAGATTCCTTGTTCTTTATATGTTGTATGGTGTAAAGTGTTCCTGCTGTATGAGCACTAAGCATGTGATACTACACCAAAGTGTGCATAGTTTGGTTTCGTCTTCGGTAAAGGTAAGTGAGTGTGGCGGTTGTTACCacaactttaacttgttattttttctACCACCACTTATAATAATGCAACACACATGATTATACTCATTAATTTGGAAGATTATACCTATTTGCTCTGGATCTATGAATTTAGCTTATTCTTTTGGTTATAGTTGATGGAGTCTTATGCAATAGTGATGATACCTTATCGGTTTAGTTATTTCTAGCACAACCTTATCTTATGTATAATGGTTAGTTTACTTGAGTATAATAATGTTGGTTATGAAAAAGCTTATAGATGAGGACATGCTTTGACTGGTATGTGggtatttaattctttttagaGGGTTGTTTCATATGTCTATAACTAATTGGAATATAATCTTTTGAAACCCTATGCATGTTAAATGATAAGTTAGCAAAAACATAATTGTTATCTTTTTGTTCCCTACATagaattaaatttgtaatatgtgGTAATAAAATGGTGCAGATCTTGCTCTTTCAAAGCAAGTTTATTGTTGCTGtatgtttatgttcatgttATCATCTCTTTAACATGAAGACGGAATTAtggatatatgtggatgaaagTGGCTTACATTAATTATCTAGAAAATGCTTTTATGTTGATGTATGTTCACGGTTGTGAACTATGCAGTTTATATTTTGCATTTGAAGTATATCATATGCATTGCACTGCATTGTatttcatatgcattggaagttatgtcgtaaagatcacaACCGTACTGGTACATATCGTACGGTGCCCGACGAGGGGTGCAATGTAAAAGAAGGCatgtcattgcattcatatgcattgttGTATGTAATTGAATGTTGGATATGCTGAAGTTGCATTAGAGGTCATTATGAGAAGTGACACTTCTCCGTGGATATGTTTATTATAGTATGACTCGTGGATTTGTGAAGGTATTGAAGTCCTACATGGATTTGTATTGCATAGTATCTATATACATCATATTGTGTTACAGTAATCTTCCACATTGAATTTGGTTGTGATGAATGGTATGTGGATGGTTGAGTAACTTTTACTAATTGTAAAGGGTATGTGGTTGCGAGTGGGTTATTGTTAAAACTGttatttattattaatataGTTTGAATTCTATTCACGATGTCTTGaatgatgatattttcttacaAATCCTATTTAACTCTTAGAAGTTGAAGTCAATTATTGATGTTGATATCATGTCCTATGAGATAGATAGTCTCTCTTTTTTATCTTGCTTATGTTATAATTTTGTTTGCTATGTGCATGTATTTATtgatcttcttttagaagtaacTATTTAAGTTGTTTAAAAATGAACATGATGAATAATATGATGTCTTTTATACCTGTTTATGTTCTAAATTGATGCTTTAAATACTTTGATTTAAATTTCTGGTTAAAGTAGTTCGCTTGCTGAGATTACCCAATCTCACTCTTGCAATATTCCTCCCCAGGTTATTCTACTTGAAGCTAGCATGGAGGGCAGGGATTAAAAGCACGTCTTGCACTTCATATCTTTACTTAATATCACCGAgttgtaataataaattatgGTTAGTCGTTAGAGTCGTGTGTTTAAAGTTTACAGTGTGGTTGTGATTTTAAActtaatagttttttttcctgGTTAGTATGTTTTTAAACACTAGTGTGTTATGTTTtatatcttgtttatctatATTATTATTTCTGTATTATAAAAAACTGGAAAGATAGTGTTATTGTTTTTAAATGTAAATCGTAGGTCGTGTAGTTTAGTGACATTCCAGTTTTTACAGCCCCTGTGTGTTACGTCCAGCCTATCTGCACAAGTACAGAACAGAAGGACGATTGCAGAGCACACGATGCTATCGTCATCTGTCTATCACTTACGTAATTACGTTTAATTAACATCGCCGTTTGGAAACAATATACTCCTGGGAGTCCTGGCTAGTGTTATTTGCACGTGTTATACTAACGGAAAAGCTAGCTAGCTAAAACACACTCGAGTGTTTTAGCCCCGGCCCGTCCGCACGATCTGTCGCATGGAGTTCCATGCAGCAACTCGCGGCCTCGCTGTCATGCCGTGCAGGTCGGCCGGTTCCGGTGCACGCCGCGCATGTCCCGCTCGCTCGTTCTTGGCATGCAGGACGTCCAGACTGACCGCCCCAACTAGCTGCCTGCCGGGGGGCAAGCGGAGGTGCCGCGGCTAACGTGCCAAAACGTACGGAGTATCCTCCAAGTTACAACCACCTGGTCCAGGtcttttttctctctgtttttttttttgaatcgGGGCTGGTCTTGTTCTTGCCTTCTTGGTAAAAGTATCCCTGCAGAGGAGTAATGTTGTAGGGCAATTGGAGTATGCCCAGTAGCAG includes:
- the LOC133929352 gene encoding phytochrome-associated serine/threonine-protein phosphatase 3-like isoform X1 codes for the protein MDLDLWIAKAKEGQHLAEHELQSLCEYVKEILIEESNVQPVNSPVTVCGDIHGQFHDLMKLFATGGHVPDTNYIFMGDFVDRGFNSLEVFTILLLLKARYPAHITLLRGNHESRQLTQVYGFYDECQRKYGNANAWRYCTDVFDYLTLSAIINGTVLCVHGGLSPDVRTVDQIRIIYRNCEIPHEGPFCDLMWSDPEEIETWAVSPRGAGWLFGSRVTQEFNHINKIELVCRAHQLVQEGLKYMFDKGLVTVWSAPNYCYRCGNVASILNFGENMERDVKFFTETDENNKMRGPRTAVPYFL
- the LOC133929352 gene encoding phytochrome-associated serine/threonine-protein phosphatase 3-like isoform X2, translated to MDLDLWIAKAKEGQHLAEHELQSLCEYVKEILIEESNVQPVNSPVTVCGDIHGQFHDLMKLFATGGHVPDTNYIFMGDFVDRGFNSLEVFTILLLLKARYPAHITLLRGNHESRQLTQVYGFYDECQRKYGNANAWRYCTDVFDYLTLSAIINGTVLCVHGGLSPDVRTVDQIRIIYRNCEIPHEGPFCDLMWSDPEEIETWAVSPRGAGWLFGSRVTQEFNHINKIELVCRAHQLVQEGLKYMFDKGLVTVWSAPNYCYRCGNVASILNFGENMACHFIFTHTLILDPFFFLMFFFSCYLEFGWPSSRCKNFSEMFYLP